In Hyphomicrobium denitrificans 1NES1, one DNA window encodes the following:
- the rplT gene encoding 50S ribosomal protein L20: MARVKRGVTAHAKHKKVIKAAKGYYGRRKNTIRVAKQAVEKAQQYAYRDRKRRKRNFRALWIQRINAAVREHGLTYGRFINGLTNLGIEVDRKVLSDIAINDPAGFKALVDKAAKAASSPVAKADQDKAKKAA; the protein is encoded by the coding sequence ATGGCCCGCGTTAAACGTGGCGTAACCGCCCACGCCAAGCACAAGAAAGTCATCAAGGCCGCGAAAGGCTATTACGGCCGCCGCAAGAATACGATCCGCGTCGCCAAGCAGGCGGTCGAGAAGGCGCAGCAGTACGCCTATCGTGATCGCAAGCGCCGCAAGCGCAACTTCCGCGCTCTTTGGATCCAGCGCATCAACGCCGCTGTCCGCGAGCACGGGCTGACCTACGGCCGCTTTATCAACGGCCTGACGAACCTCGGCATCGAGGTCGATCGCAAGGTTCTCTCCGACATCGCGATCAACGATCCGGCAGGCTTCAAGGCGCTCGTCGACAAGGCCGCGAAAGCAGCGAGTTCGCCCGTCGCCAAGGCCGACCAGGACAAGGCCAAGAAAGCCGCCTGA
- the rpmI gene encoding 50S ribosomal protein L35 yields the protein MPKMKTKSGAKKRFKMTGTGKVVAAQAGKRHGMIKRTAKFIQKARGTGVLNDSDAKIVKKYMPYNR from the coding sequence ATGCCTAAGATGAAGACCAAGAGCGGCGCCAAAAAGCGCTTCAAGATGACCGGCACCGGCAAGGTTGTAGCCGCCCAGGCCGGCAAGCGTCACGGCATGATCAAGCGCACGGCGAAATTCATTCAGAAGGCGCGCGGCACGGGTGTGCTGAACGATTCTGATGCCAAAATCGTCAAGAAATACATGCCCTACAATCGATGA
- the pheS gene encoding phenylalanine--tRNA ligase subunit alpha, with protein sequence MSGADDLKVLEKNLIAEIGGAKDLTALDAVRVSALGKKGRISELMSKLGSLPPEERKTFGQTVNTLKGQISAALDARKTELETAALDERLKTERTDVTLPVRPGPIAEGRIHPVSQVLDEVVEIFADMGFSVAEGPDIETDEMNFDKLNIPAEHPARQDHDTFYFAPKADGSRLLLRTHTSPVQIRTMVSQKPPIRIIAPGRVYRCDSDQTHTPMFHQVEGLVIDESTHMGHLKWVLQEFCKAFFEVDEVKMRFRASHFPFTEPSMEVDIGAEAIGKPGQWLEILGCGMVHPNVLKNCGLDPEKYQGFAFGVGLDRLTMLKYGIPDLRAFFSGDLTWLSHYGFSTLDVPTLAGGLSS encoded by the coding sequence ATGAGCGGTGCTGACGATCTCAAGGTTCTGGAAAAGAACCTCATCGCTGAAATCGGTGGCGCGAAAGACCTCACCGCGCTCGACGCCGTCCGCGTTTCGGCCCTCGGAAAGAAGGGCCGCATTTCGGAGCTGATGAGCAAGCTCGGATCGCTGCCACCGGAAGAACGCAAGACTTTCGGTCAAACGGTCAATACGCTAAAGGGCCAGATTTCCGCGGCGCTCGACGCGCGCAAGACCGAACTCGAAACGGCCGCCCTCGACGAACGGCTGAAAACCGAACGCACCGACGTAACACTGCCGGTGCGTCCCGGACCCATTGCAGAAGGCCGCATTCATCCCGTCAGCCAGGTCCTCGACGAAGTCGTCGAGATCTTCGCCGACATGGGCTTCTCGGTGGCCGAAGGTCCGGATATCGAAACGGACGAGATGAACTTCGACAAGCTCAACATCCCGGCCGAGCATCCTGCACGCCAGGACCATGACACGTTCTATTTTGCCCCGAAGGCCGATGGCTCACGCTTGCTTCTGCGCACGCACACGAGCCCCGTGCAGATCCGCACGATGGTTTCGCAGAAACCGCCGATCCGCATCATCGCGCCAGGTCGCGTCTACCGCTGCGACAGCGACCAGACGCACACGCCGATGTTCCATCAGGTCGAAGGCCTCGTCATCGACGAGTCGACCCATATGGGACACCTGAAATGGGTTCTCCAGGAATTTTGCAAAGCCTTCTTCGAGGTCGACGAAGTGAAGATGCGCTTCCGCGCTTCGCACTTCCCCTTCACCGAGCCGTCGATGGAAGTCGACATCGGCGCCGAAGCGATCGGCAAGCCGGGCCAGTGGTTGGAAATTCTCGGTTGCGGCATGGTACATCCGAACGTGCTGAAGAACTGCGGCCTCGACCCTGAGAAATATCAGGGCTTCGCCTTCGGCGTTGGCCTCGATCGCCTGACGATGCTGAAATACGGTATCCCGGACTTGCGCGCCTTCTTCTCGGGCGACCTGACTTGGCTCAGCCACTACGGCTTCTCGACGCTCGACGTCCCCACCCTCGCCGGCGGATTATCGTCGTGA